From one Rosa rugosa chromosome 4, drRosRugo1.1, whole genome shotgun sequence genomic stretch:
- the LOC133742916 gene encoding structural maintenance of chromosomes flexible hinge domain-containing protein GMI1-like — protein sequence MTDLAHHSPLTTALRNFSDEPLENENDIKVQIYKEGNLLNPSQLKKDYEDWIVQMHSQYDDDDEADCGEAQPVFVVSPANKKELRISSEVARVHKSVTRNGRTWKCGQRIKLLKGACAGVQKNNVYATIEYFLLEGLQGESGGEAEILCRCDFLCIFCSIYPFKSVR from the exons ATG ACTGATCTAGCACACCACAGTCCTTTGACAACTGCATTGAGGAATTTCAGCGATGAGCCTCTTGAGAACGAGAATG ACATCAAAGTTCAAATTTATAAAGAAGGAAACCTGCTAAATCCTTCTCAACTAAAGAAGGACTATGAGGATTGGATAGTTCAGATGCATAgtcaatatgatgatgatgatgaagctgACTGTGGTGAAGCCCAACCTGTCTTTGTTGTAAGTCCTGCAAACAAAAAGGAACTTCGTATATCATCTGAAG TTGCAAGGGTCCATAAATCTGTAACAAGGAATGGAAGGACCTGGAAGTGTGGTCAGAGAATTAAACTTCTTAAGGGAGCATGTGCTGGGGTTCAGAAGAACAATGTTTATGCGACAATTGAATACTTTTTGCTTGAAGGTCTCCAAGGTGAATCTGGTG GTGAGGCTGAAATTTTATGCAGGTGTGATTTCTTGTGCATATTCTGCTCAATTTATCCTTTCAAGTCTGTCCGATGA